A section of the Chryseobacterium ginsenosidimutans genome encodes:
- the coaE gene encoding dephospho-CoA kinase (Dephospho-CoA kinase (CoaE) performs the final step in coenzyme A biosynthesis.), whose product MEELHSETQKAEPDPLSTPKIIGLTGGIGSGKTTVAKFIEDCGFPVYYSDDRAKDIVNDNEDLKIKIKELLGEKAYDANGLYNRKFVAEKVFNDADLLHQLNEIIHPAVRIDFENWVKKQTKYLVFKETALLFELKLYKECYKSLLVTAEDNIRTKRVMDRDDKTYREVETIMEKQMPEKDKIKLADCIIYNNTNLEDLKEQTEKIIFDIE is encoded by the coding sequence ATGGAAGAATTACACTCAGAAACACAAAAAGCAGAACCCGACCCGTTATCAACACCAAAAATCATTGGTTTAACAGGCGGAATAGGCTCAGGAAAAACTACAGTTGCAAAATTCATTGAGGATTGCGGATTCCCGGTTTATTATTCGGACGACAGAGCAAAAGATATTGTTAATGACAATGAAGATTTAAAGATAAAAATCAAAGAACTTCTAGGCGAAAAAGCTTATGATGCAAATGGTCTTTATAACAGAAAATTTGTTGCTGAAAAGGTTTTTAATGATGCCGATTTACTTCATCAATTAAATGAGATCATCCATCCCGCTGTTCGGATCGATTTCGAAAATTGGGTAAAAAAACAAACCAAGTATTTAGTTTTTAAAGAGACCGCGTTGTTGTTTGAATTAAAGCTATATAAAGAATGTTATAAATCTCTCTTGGTAACTGCGGAAGATAATATCAGAACCAAAAGAGTCATGGACAGGGATGATAAGACCTACCGCGAAGTAGAGACTATCATGGAGAAGCAGATGCCTGAAAAAGATAAAATAAAGCTCGCAGACTGTATCATATACAACAATACTAATCTAGAAGATTTAAAGGAACAAACCGAAAAGATAATCTTCGACATCGAATAA
- a CDS encoding MBL fold metallo-hydrolase gives MKLYPIQCGKFKLDGGAMFGVVPKSLWEKTNPADEKNLIELGTRSLLVEDGKKLILIDCGLGNKQDDKFFGHYSLWGDDNLDKNLKKYGFIKEDITDVFLTHLHFDHCGGAIEWNDDRTGYRPAFKNAQFWTNENHWQWATEPNPREKASFLKENIIPIQESGQLNFLPIPKNGNYGFAPDLKMDVIFVDGHTEKQMLPVLQYQDKTIVFAADLVPTSGHINQVYVMGYDTRPLLTVEEKGKFLKQCVDNEYLLFFEHDAHNELASLKMTEKGVRLDETFSFNDVFGY, from the coding sequence ATGAAATTATATCCAATACAATGTGGAAAATTTAAACTGGATGGCGGCGCCATGTTTGGAGTCGTCCCAAAGAGTTTGTGGGAAAAAACCAATCCTGCAGACGAAAAAAACTTAATCGAACTGGGAACACGTTCCCTTCTTGTAGAAGACGGAAAAAAATTAATCTTGATTGATTGCGGTCTTGGAAATAAACAGGATGATAAATTTTTCGGGCATTATTCTCTTTGGGGAGACGATAATTTAGACAAAAACTTAAAAAAATACGGCTTTATAAAAGAAGACATCACTGATGTTTTCCTTACTCACCTTCACTTCGACCATTGCGGTGGAGCTATTGAATGGAATGACGACAGAACAGGTTACAGACCAGCTTTCAAAAATGCACAGTTCTGGACAAATGAAAACCACTGGCAATGGGCAACAGAACCTAATCCAAGAGAAAAAGCAAGTTTCTTAAAGGAGAATATTATCCCGATCCAGGAAAGTGGGCAACTAAACTTTTTACCAATACCTAAGAATGGAAATTATGGTTTTGCTCCGGATTTGAAAATGGACGTCATTTTCGTTGACGGTCATACCGAAAAACAGATGCTTCCCGTACTTCAATATCAGGATAAAACAATTGTTTTTGCAGCTGATTTAGTACCAACTTCGGGACATATCAATCAGGTTTACGTGATGGGATATGATACCAGACCACTTTTAACTGTAGAAGAAAAAGGAAAATTCCTGAAGCAGTGCGTGGATAATGAATATCTGCTGTTTTTTGAACATGATGCACACAATGAATTAGCAAGCCTTAAAATGACTGAAAAAGGAGTAAGACTTGATGAAACCTTTAGTTTTAATGATGTTTTTGGATATTAA
- the hutI gene encoding imidazolonepropionase, whose protein sequence is MKLIGPFKQVVTLANLPLRGKLSDEQLEIIVDGGILVNNDKIQQIGNFETLKSENQNIEIETIEGEQIVLPAFVDSHTHICFGGNRANDFAMRNAGKTYLEIAESGGGIWSSVQHTRNASEDELLKTLLERIDFLISIGITTIEVKSGYGLDVENELKMLRIIKKAKEQTKATLVPTCLSAHLKPRDFNGSNQEYLQYVLTEILPKVKEENLANRVDIFIEKSAFQPQESKDFLLKTKDLGFGITVHADQFTPGSSRIAVEVGAKSADHLEATIDADIEFLAKSETVATALPGASLGLGEKFTPARKLLDAGAIVAIASDWNPGSAPMGNLITQASILATFEKLTTAEVLAGMTFRSAFALDLEDRGKLEEDLKADFVTFKTNNFQNILYNQGSLKAEAVYIDGEKV, encoded by the coding sequence ATGAAATTAATTGGTCCTTTCAAACAAGTCGTAACACTTGCTAATCTTCCGTTAAGAGGTAAGCTTTCTGATGAGCAACTTGAAATTATTGTTGATGGCGGAATTTTAGTTAATAATGATAAAATTCAGCAAATCGGAAACTTTGAAACATTAAAATCGGAAAATCAAAATATAGAAATCGAAACGATTGAGGGTGAACAGATTGTTCTGCCTGCTTTTGTAGATTCTCATACGCATATTTGCTTTGGTGGAAACCGAGCGAATGATTTTGCAATGCGTAATGCAGGAAAAACTTACTTAGAAATTGCTGAAAGTGGAGGAGGAATCTGGAGTTCTGTTCAGCATACGAGAAATGCATCGGAAGATGAATTGTTAAAAACACTTTTAGAGAGAATTGATTTCTTAATTTCAATCGGAATTACAACAATCGAAGTGAAAAGCGGCTACGGTTTAGATGTTGAAAACGAACTTAAAATGCTTCGGATTATCAAAAAAGCTAAAGAACAGACGAAAGCAACGTTAGTTCCGACTTGTCTTTCCGCCCATTTGAAACCGCGGGATTTTAACGGAAGTAACCAAGAATATTTACAATATGTTTTGACTGAAATCTTACCAAAAGTAAAAGAAGAAAATCTGGCGAACCGTGTTGATATTTTCATTGAGAAATCAGCATTTCAACCGCAAGAAAGTAAAGACTTTTTACTTAAAACTAAAGATTTAGGTTTTGGAATTACGGTTCATGCAGATCAGTTTACACCGGGAAGCTCAAGAATTGCCGTTGAAGTTGGCGCGAAATCTGCAGATCATCTGGAAGCGACGATTGATGCTGATATTGAGTTTTTAGCAAAATCTGAAACGGTAGCAACTGCTTTACCGGGAGCAAGTTTAGGTTTAGGCGAAAAATTTACTCCTGCAAGAAAATTATTAGATGCAGGAGCAATTGTAGCCATCGCAAGTGATTGGAATCCGGGTTCTGCTCCAATGGGAAATTTAATAACACAAGCTTCAATTTTAGCAACTTTTGAAAAACTGACAACGGCAGAAGTTTTAGCAGGAATGACTTTTCGATCGGCTTTTGCGCTTGATTTGGAAGACAGAGGGAAATTGGAAGAAGACTTAAAAGCAGATTTTGTAACTTTTAAAACGAATAATTTCCAAAATATTCTTTATAATCAGGGAAGTTTGAAGGCAGAAGCAGTTTATATTGATGGAGAAAAAGTGTAA
- the hutG gene encoding formimidoylglutamase has product MIWQGRLDGEELLYHRLFQRIRVENNYDSISTNDFVLHGFAVDEGVRRNKGRQGAKDAPDIIRKNMANFPVILPDFSLLDFGNITCDDGNLENTQNNLAKNVSKVLLKGGKSIVLGGGHEITYAHYLGIKTAFPEQKIGIINIDAHFDNRQPENGVGATSGTGFWQIAQEGEINSLHIGIQRNSNTLKLFDTAHQYGMKYILADELFFENLPSIYQRINDLLDSVDYVYLTICMDAFNASIAPGVSASAYNGIFADAAFMHFYRHILKSEKLLALDVAEVNPSYDIQDRTARLAACLMNEWFMV; this is encoded by the coding sequence ATGATTTGGCAAGGCAGATTAGATGGTGAAGAGCTTCTTTACCATAGGTTGTTTCAAAGAATAAGAGTAGAAAATAATTACGATTCTATTTCAACTAATGATTTCGTTTTACACGGATTTGCTGTGGATGAAGGAGTTAGAAGAAATAAAGGAAGGCAGGGCGCAAAAGATGCTCCGGATATTATCAGGAAAAATATGGCTAATTTTCCCGTTATTCTGCCTGATTTTTCTTTGCTTGATTTCGGAAATATAACTTGTGACGACGGAAATTTGGAAAACACTCAGAATAATCTTGCCAAAAATGTTTCCAAAGTTTTATTGAAAGGTGGGAAATCAATAGTTTTGGGAGGTGGTCATGAAATTACTTATGCTCATTACCTTGGTATAAAAACTGCTTTTCCTGAACAGAAAATAGGGATCATCAATATTGATGCCCACTTCGATAACAGACAGCCTGAAAATGGAGTAGGGGCAACTTCCGGAACCGGATTTTGGCAGATTGCCCAGGAAGGTGAAATTAATTCTTTACATATTGGGATTCAAAGAAATTCAAACACGTTAAAATTATTTGATACTGCTCATCAGTATGGAATGAAATATATTCTTGCGGATGAACTTTTCTTTGAAAATCTTCCTTCAATTTATCAGAGAATTAATGATTTGTTAGACAGTGTTGATTATGTTTATTTAACGATTTGTATGGATGCTTTTAATGCCTCAATTGCTCCGGGAGTTTCAGCTTCTGCCTATAACGGGATTTTTGCGGATGCAGCATTTATGCATTTTTACAGACATATTTTGAAAAGTGAAAAACTGTTGGCACTGGACGTGGCAGAAGTTAATCCAAGTTATGACATTCAGGACAGAACAGCAAGACTGGCTGCATGTCTTATGAATGAATGGTTTATGGTATAA
- the ruvB gene encoding Holliday junction branch migration DNA helicase RuvB yields MPDFLHPDKDNFSHDELMQEEQIRPQSFKDFAGQRKTLENLEVFVNAAKRRGGALDHVLLHGPPGLGKTTLANIIANELGVGCKITSGPVLDKPGSLAGLLTNLEENDVLFIDEIHRLSPVVEEYLYSAMEDYKIDIMLEAGPNARSVQIGLNPFTLVGATTRSGMLTKPMLARFGIQSRLEYYTIELLSMIIIRSARVLGVKIYEDAAIEIARRSRGTPRIANALLRRVRDFAEIKGNGEIEINITKYALNSLNVDEFGLDEMDNKIMRVMIENFKGKPVGISALATSIAENPETLEEVYEPFLIQEGFIIRTPRGREVTDKAYKHLNIAIPRNPGELF; encoded by the coding sequence ATGCCTGATTTTTTACATCCAGACAAAGACAATTTTTCCCATGACGAGCTCATGCAGGAAGAACAGATTCGTCCCCAGAGCTTTAAAGATTTTGCAGGACAAAGAAAAACGTTGGAAAATCTTGAAGTTTTCGTGAATGCCGCCAAAAGACGTGGCGGAGCACTTGACCATGTTTTATTACATGGACCTCCAGGTTTGGGTAAGACAACTTTAGCAAATATTATTGCAAATGAACTTGGTGTAGGCTGTAAAATTACATCAGGTCCTGTTTTGGACAAACCCGGAAGTTTAGCAGGATTATTGACTAATCTTGAAGAAAATGACGTTCTTTTCATTGATGAAATTCACCGTCTTTCTCCTGTTGTGGAAGAATATCTGTATTCTGCAATGGAAGATTACAAAATTGATATTATGCTGGAAGCCGGTCCGAATGCAAGAAGTGTTCAGATTGGTTTAAATCCTTTTACATTGGTTGGAGCAACTACCAGAAGCGGAATGCTGACCAAACCGATGCTGGCAAGATTTGGGATCCAAAGCAGACTGGAATATTATACGATTGAGCTTTTATCAATGATTATCATCCGAAGTGCAAGAGTTTTGGGTGTGAAAATTTATGAAGATGCAGCGATTGAAATTGCAAGAAGAAGCCGAGGAACTCCCAGAATAGCAAATGCTCTTTTGAGAAGAGTTCGGGATTTTGCTGAGATAAAAGGTAATGGAGAAATTGAAATTAATATTACAAAATATGCTTTAAACTCTTTGAATGTCGATGAATTTGGATTAGACGAAATGGATAATAAAATTATGCGTGTCATGATTGAAAACTTCAAAGGAAAACCTGTAGGAATCTCAGCTTTAGCCACTTCGATTGCAGAAAACCCAGAAACTTTGGAAGAAGTTTATGAACCATTTTTGATACAGGAAGGGTTTATTATCAGAACGCCAAGGGGTAGAGAAGTTACTGATAAAGCGTACAAGCATTTAAATATTGCAATACCTAGAAATCCCGGAGAATTATTTTAA
- the pyk gene encoding pyruvate kinase, translating into MNKYLKKTKIIATLGPASSSKEVMLGLMKAGVDIFRINFSHADYDLVRSNIEIIRQLNKEYGYSVGILGDLQGPKLRVGVVKEGSYLNPGDILTFTNEKIEGDSTKVYMTYQQFPQDVKVGEKILIDDGKLMLEVTETNEIDTVKAKTIQGGPLSSKKGVNLPNTNVSLPALTEKDIQDANFMLDMEVDWIALSFVRHAQDIIDLKELISKHPNGKFKTPIIAKIEKPEGVKNIDEILMECDGLMVARGDLGVEVPMEEVPAIQKTLVEKARYYSKPVIIATQMMETMINSLTPTRAEVNDVANSVLDGADAVMLSGETSVGRYPVQVVENMTKIVKNIEMTHFYQHKNEPIEKDFDCIDERFITNRVCLAAVRIAKTTNVAAIVTLTSSGYTAFQLSAHRPDSHIIVYSGNKKVITMLNLLWGVHAYYYDMNKSTDETIIQVNMLTHNYGFIESGDFVININATPSYEGGKTNTLRLTNV; encoded by the coding sequence ATGAATAAGTATTTAAAGAAGACAAAAATTATCGCGACACTTGGTCCGGCTTCATCGTCGAAGGAAGTAATGTTAGGGTTAATGAAAGCAGGTGTTGACATTTTCAGAATCAATTTTTCACATGCAGACTACGACTTAGTTCGATCAAATATTGAAATCATCAGACAGCTTAACAAAGAATATGGTTATTCTGTTGGGATTTTAGGTGATTTACAGGGTCCTAAGTTAAGAGTAGGTGTTGTAAAGGAAGGTTCTTACCTTAATCCTGGAGATATTCTTACCTTTACCAATGAAAAAATAGAAGGAGATTCTACGAAGGTGTATATGACTTACCAGCAGTTTCCTCAGGACGTAAAAGTAGGGGAAAAAATCCTTATTGATGACGGAAAACTGATGTTGGAGGTTACTGAAACCAACGAAATAGATACAGTAAAAGCAAAAACCATACAAGGGGGACCATTAAGCTCTAAAAAAGGAGTTAATTTACCTAATACGAACGTTTCTCTTCCTGCTTTAACGGAAAAGGATATTCAGGATGCTAATTTCATGCTTGATATGGAGGTTGACTGGATTGCACTTTCTTTCGTGCGTCATGCGCAGGATATTATTGATTTGAAGGAATTAATTTCAAAACATCCGAATGGTAAATTCAAGACTCCTATTATTGCGAAAATTGAGAAGCCTGAAGGTGTAAAAAATATCGACGAAATTCTAATGGAATGTGACGGATTAATGGTTGCCCGTGGCGACCTTGGTGTTGAAGTTCCTATGGAAGAAGTTCCTGCGATCCAAAAAACATTGGTAGAGAAAGCAAGATATTATTCTAAGCCTGTAATTATTGCTACTCAAATGATGGAAACGATGATTAACAGCTTAACACCAACCAGAGCTGAGGTAAATGACGTGGCAAACTCTGTATTAGACGGAGCTGATGCAGTAATGCTTTCAGGAGAAACTTCTGTAGGTAGATATCCTGTTCAGGTGGTAGAAAATATGACTAAAATTGTGAAAAACATTGAGATGACACATTTTTACCAGCACAAAAACGAACCTATCGAAAAGGATTTCGACTGTATCGATGAAAGATTCATTACAAACAGAGTATGTCTTGCTGCTGTAAGAATTGCTAAAACGACCAATGTTGCAGCAATTGTTACTTTAACGAGCTCAGGATATACAGCGTTCCAGCTTTCTGCACACAGACCGGATTCTCATATCATTGTTTATAGCGGAAATAAGAAAGTAATTACAATGTTAAACCTTCTTTGGGGTGTTCACGCTTATTATTACGATATGAATAAATCTACTGATGAAACGATTATCCAAGTAAATATGTTGACACACAACTATGGTTTTATCGAATCTGGAGATTTTGTAATCAATATCAATGCTACTCCATCTTATGAAGGTGGAAAAACAAATACATTGAGGTTAACAAATGTATAA
- a CDS encoding DUF695 domain-containing protein: protein MGIFDKVFGTKEGKKEVEIKTYEDFWDWFITNEKEFYDVIKSQGNIEHDFFDVISPKLKQLNDGYYFLAGMSDDSIAELIITVEGEIKNIVFAEEIIAVAPILDRWKFTALKPEMNLTSGIEMDGYKFSGENIFFYANDIEGYPDEIDITFVYEDLNEDNKNSVVTGVCIFLDNFLGELNFATQIDAYNVIGKNDAEKELVPVTKLKDFLSWREREFTEKYKNVKDFGEEDAYTVFEAFLNNGLPLIATINATSLHYDSKASYPWISILKIEYKGEENNGLPENEDYEKLNDIEDLALENLKNEYGNIYIGRESADNVREIYFASKDFRDTSKVLQKIISDYPEYKMSLEIYKDKYWQSFERYNVNQN from the coding sequence ATGGGAATTTTCGATAAAGTTTTCGGGACAAAAGAAGGAAAAAAAGAAGTTGAAATCAAGACCTACGAAGATTTCTGGGATTGGTTTATCACTAACGAAAAAGAATTTTACGATGTTATAAAAAGCCAAGGCAATATCGAGCATGATTTTTTTGATGTCATTTCTCCAAAGCTTAAACAACTTAATGACGGTTATTATTTTCTTGCCGGAATGAGTGACGATTCAATTGCAGAACTCATTATTACGGTGGAAGGTGAGATTAAGAATATTGTTTTTGCTGAAGAAATCATTGCTGTTGCGCCAATATTGGATCGCTGGAAATTTACAGCTTTAAAACCGGAAATGAACCTGACCAGTGGAATTGAAATGGACGGTTACAAATTTTCCGGGGAAAATATTTTCTTTTATGCCAATGATATCGAAGGTTATCCTGATGAAATTGACATTACTTTTGTTTATGAAGATTTAAATGAAGACAATAAAAATTCTGTTGTAACCGGAGTCTGTATTTTTTTGGATAACTTTTTGGGTGAACTGAATTTCGCGACTCAGATTGATGCCTATAATGTGATTGGAAAAAATGATGCCGAAAAAGAATTGGTACCGGTTACTAAACTGAAAGATTTTTTATCGTGGAGAGAAAGAGAATTCACAGAGAAATATAAAAATGTGAAGGATTTTGGAGAAGAAGATGCCTATACGGTTTTTGAAGCTTTTTTAAATAATGGTCTACCGCTAATTGCTACTATTAATGCGACATCATTACATTATGATTCTAAAGCTTCTTATCCATGGATTTCCATTTTAAAGATTGAATACAAAGGTGAAGAAAATAATGGACTCCCGGAAAATGAAGACTATGAAAAATTAAATGATATTGAAGATCTTGCTTTAGAAAATCTTAAAAATGAATATGGAAACATATATATTGGAAGAGAAAGTGCAGATAATGTAAGAGAGATTTATTTTGCAAGTAAAGATTTCAGAGATACTTCTAAAGTGTTGCAAAAAATAATAAGTGACTATCCCGAATATAAAATGTCGCTGGAAATTTATAAAGACAAATATTGGCAGAGTTTTGAACGCTATAATGTAAATCAAAATTAA
- a CDS encoding FMN-binding negative transcriptional regulator yields the protein MFIPKLYKSEDYNLMKEIIRENAFALLISSVDKIRATHSMMMLNEDDAENIYIETHISKANPQAKTLKNGDEVLCDFLGAHAYISSSWYDHVNVSTWNYEAVQIYGKVELMNQEELYNHLDKLTSKYEKIQQCPMMVKDMGKEFVEKEMKGAFGLKIVPTEIFINKKLSQNRKEHDFQNIISNLENGDENGKKIAEKMKLLNK from the coding sequence ATGTTTATTCCTAAATTATATAAAAGCGAAGATTATAATTTGATGAAAGAAATCATCAGAGAAAATGCTTTTGCTTTATTGATTTCTTCAGTTGATAAAATCAGGGCTACACACTCTATGATGATGCTGAATGAAGATGATGCCGAAAATATATACATCGAAACTCATATTTCCAAGGCCAATCCACAAGCAAAAACATTGAAAAACGGAGACGAAGTTCTTTGCGATTTTTTGGGAGCACATGCTTATATTTCGAGCAGTTGGTATGATCATGTGAATGTTTCAACCTGGAATTATGAAGCCGTACAAATCTACGGAAAAGTTGAGCTGATGAATCAGGAGGAATTGTATAATCATTTGGATAAACTGACTTCCAAGTACGAAAAAATTCAGCAATGCCCGATGATGGTGAAAGATATGGGAAAGGAATTTGTAGAGAAAGAAATGAAAGGAGCTTTTGGATTAAAAATCGTTCCAACGGAGATTTTTATCAATAAAAAACTTTCTCAGAACAGAAAAGAACATGACTTTCAAAATATTATTTCAAACCTTGAAAATGGGGATGAAAACGGAAAGAAAATTGCTGAGAAGATGAAACTGTTAAATAAATAA
- a CDS encoding fibronectin type III domain-containing protein, whose protein sequence is MKKLFCLCIILLGIMTYAQTNVATYTFSKTTGVTYIPITGGTKLFPSGSNLTYNDEISSAITLSSPFIFGGVAINTVYVSTNGFITFGTAPSPTTYTPLSTTANDKGAISAFGQNGGFSPSDNPQPAGNHEVRYQDLGNEFVVQWQNHASYDNRFTENLNFQIRLNYTTGVINIVYGNCTDPGSASYSDAAPQVGIRGNTSNYMNNVSPLTIYNVPIGTTCDWSNAVTGISSTSTMIFSGFINPNIKIPSGLQYTWTPGTQLPVRIFNAISATITTNSVNVTWTAAPGATGYNIQYRTFGSCDWTNFAGNPVSGTNATLTGLTEGTKYQMQIQALKGSVQSTYSHIPSSSISGLDPQVGSFMTKANCAPLIENLSFTNSTPNSATITWYAFGAYANNGYEYYYSTSPILPTNNTIPSGSAPPSIVLSNAPISGLTPNTTYYFWVRANCDGINKGAWSDTGVFTTRTLCPTSASVSNNEAGISASPTINWTAVNGAAGYKLKIGTTSNGNDVVDTDVAGNLTNYIISTPLASSTSYYYSITAYTATSTIPTTPCEIRMFKTPCDALNVPYSLDFENVVVPELPDCTTSSGWKTKQGNSAFGTNTKVLTYELGNGSANSWFFTRGVNLTAGTAYNISFKYAKGPFQEKLKVVYGTSATVAGMTNIIADYPNIINNVVNSESINFVPTVSGVYYFGFNIYSNNFSFNVLSIDDININEVANLATIEASSKDNIKVYPIPFSENINISDVTNVKSISIMNISGEILKTFNKQTTMLDLKDLISGVYMVVITMKDGSKQSVKVIKK, encoded by the coding sequence ATGAAAAAACTTTTTTGCTTATGCATTATACTTTTGGGAATAATGACATATGCTCAAACCAACGTTGCTACCTATACTTTTTCTAAAACTACAGGAGTAACTTATATACCAATTACAGGTGGAACCAAGTTATTTCCGTCCGGCAGTAATTTAACTTATAATGACGAGATTTCGTCAGCTATTACCCTATCATCTCCTTTTATTTTTGGCGGTGTTGCAATTAATACGGTTTATGTAAGTACAAATGGCTTTATAACCTTTGGAACAGCACCTTCACCAACAACTTATACACCTCTATCTACTACGGCGAATGATAAAGGGGCAATATCAGCATTTGGTCAAAATGGAGGATTTTCTCCTTCAGATAATCCTCAGCCAGCTGGTAATCATGAGGTAAGATATCAGGATTTAGGAAATGAATTTGTTGTTCAGTGGCAAAACCATGCAAGTTACGATAACAGATTTACTGAAAATCTTAATTTTCAAATCCGCTTAAATTATACTACTGGAGTTATTAACATTGTTTACGGAAACTGTACTGATCCAGGATCTGCTTCTTACTCAGACGCTGCACCACAAGTTGGAATAAGAGGAAATACGAGCAATTATATGAACAATGTAAGCCCGCTTACGATTTATAATGTTCCGATAGGTACGACTTGTGATTGGAGTAATGCTGTTACGGGAATTTCCAGCACAAGTACGATGATCTTTTCCGGATTTATTAATCCAAATATTAAAATTCCATCAGGATTGCAATATACATGGACTCCTGGCACCCAATTACCAGTGAGAATTTTTAATGCTATATCCGCGACGATAACAACCAATAGTGTAAATGTAACTTGGACGGCCGCACCGGGAGCTACTGGTTATAATATCCAATATAGAACTTTTGGAAGTTGTGACTGGACAAACTTTGCTGGAAATCCCGTTTCCGGAACTAATGCTACACTTACAGGGTTAACTGAAGGCACTAAATATCAGATGCAAATACAGGCTTTGAAAGGTAGTGTACAGTCGACCTATTCCCATATTCCAAGTTCGTCAATAAGCGGCCTCGATCCACAGGTTGGCTCTTTTATGACGAAAGCAAATTGTGCACCATTAATTGAAAACCTATCTTTTACCAACAGTACACCTAATTCAGCTACTATAACGTGGTATGCTTTTGGAGCGTACGCAAATAATGGATATGAATATTATTACAGTACATCACCTATTCTTCCTACAAACAATACAATACCATCAGGTTCAGCTCCTCCTAGTATAGTTTTAAGTAATGCACCTATATCAGGATTAACACCTAATACTACATATTATTTCTGGGTAAGAGCAAATTGTGATGGAATTAATAAAGGAGCATGGTCTGATACGGGCGTTTTTACAACTAGAACTCTTTGCCCAACATCTGCATCTGTTTCAAATAATGAAGCAGGTATAAGCGCATCTCCAACGATAAATTGGACAGCGGTAAATGGTGCAGCTGGTTATAAGTTAAAAATTGGAACTACTTCAAACGGAAATGATGTAGTAGATACTGACGTGGCAGGCAATTTAACTAATTATATTATTAGTACTCCATTAGCTAGCTCAACATCATATTATTATTCTATAACGGCATATACAGCTACATCCACAATTCCGACAACACCTTGTGAGATCAGGATGTTTAAAACACCGTGTGATGCTTTGAATGTTCCCTACTCTCTGGATTTTGAAAATGTCGTTGTTCCTGAATTACCAGATTGTACAACTTCTTCCGGTTGGAAAACGAAACAAGGAAATAGCGCTTTTGGTACAAATACAAAAGTTTTAACATATGAATTGGGAAATGGTTCTGCAAATTCATGGTTCTTTACAAGGGGAGTAAATTTAACTGCTGGTACGGCATACAATATTTCTTTTAAATATGCTAAAGGACCGTTTCAGGAAAAGTTAAAAGTTGTGTATGGAACTTCTGCTACGGTAGCCGGAATGACCAACATAATTGCAGATTACCCTAATATAATAAATAATGTTGTGAATTCAGAATCTATTAATTTTGTCCCTACTGTTTCAGGTGTTTATTACTTTGGATTTAATATATATTCTAATAATTTCAGTTTTAATGTTTTATCAATTGATGATATTAATATTAATGAAGTCGCAAACCTTGCAACTATTGAAGCTTCAAGTAAAGATAATATTAAAGTATATCCAATCCCTTTCTCAGAAAATATTAATATTTCAGACGTGACAAATGTTAAAAGTATCTCAATTATGAATATTTCGGGGGAAATATTGAAAACATTTAATAAACAGACTACAATGCTTGATTTAAAAGATTTAATTTCGGGCGTATATATGGTTGTAATAACAATGAAAGATGGTTCTAAACAATCTGTGAAAGTTATTAAGAAGTAG